One window from the genome of Pseudomonas fluorescens encodes:
- a CDS encoding ATP-binding cassette domain-containing protein, which produces MIRLQNLTLQRGPQRLLEDAELTLHAGHKAGLIGANGAGKSSLFALLRGELHPDSGDCLLPADWRIAHMRQEVDTLDRLAVDYVLDGDLRLRQVQHDLAAAEAAHDGAAQARLHAELDSADGYTADARARKLLAGLGFTNEQMDRQVGDFSGGWRMRLNLAQALMCPSDLLLLDEPTNHLDLDAIIWLEDWLKGYPGTLLLISHDRDFLDAVVDHVAHVDQRKLTLYRGGYSAFERARAERLAQQQQAYEKQQAQRAHMESYIARFKAQATKARQAQSRIKALERMEELSAAHVDSPFDFVFRESTKISSPLIDLSDARLGYGDKTVLEKVKLQLTPGARIGLLGPNGAGKSTLIKNLSGELQPLVGRLTRGENTVVGYFAQHQLDSLDSKASPLLHLQRLAPTEREQTLRDFLGGFDFRGARIDEPVLNFSGGEKARLALALIAWGRPNLLLLDEPTNHLDLEMRLALTMALQEFTGAVLVVSHDRHLLKSTTDNFFLVADGKVEEFDGDLEDYARWLVEYRQRNALVSNTPVNPDKTDKKAQRQAAAALRQQLAPHKREADKLEAELGKLHEKLQKIETSLGDSGLYEAARKDELRDLLAEQAKLKVREAELEEAWMQALELLENLQAELEALS; this is translated from the coding sequence ATGATCCGACTTCAGAACCTGACTTTACAGCGTGGCCCGCAACGTCTGCTAGAAGACGCCGAGCTGACCCTGCACGCCGGCCACAAAGCCGGCCTCATCGGTGCCAACGGCGCCGGCAAATCGAGCCTGTTCGCCTTGCTGCGAGGCGAGCTGCACCCGGACTCGGGCGATTGCCTGCTGCCGGCAGACTGGCGTATCGCTCACATGCGCCAGGAGGTCGACACCCTCGATCGTCTGGCGGTGGACTACGTGCTCGATGGCGACCTGCGCCTGCGCCAGGTGCAACACGACCTGGCGGCGGCCGAAGCGGCCCACGACGGTGCCGCACAGGCCCGCCTGCACGCGGAGCTCGACAGTGCCGACGGCTATACCGCCGATGCCCGCGCGCGCAAGTTGCTCGCTGGCCTGGGCTTTACCAATGAACAGATGGACCGCCAGGTCGGGGACTTCTCCGGTGGCTGGCGGATGCGCCTGAACCTGGCGCAGGCCCTGATGTGCCCTTCGGATCTGCTACTGCTCGATGAGCCGACCAACCACTTGGACCTCGACGCCATCATCTGGCTCGAAGACTGGCTCAAGGGTTACCCGGGTACGCTGCTGCTGATTTCCCACGACCGCGATTTCCTCGACGCGGTGGTGGATCACGTGGCCCATGTCGACCAGCGCAAGCTCACCTTGTACCGCGGCGGCTACAGTGCCTTCGAGCGCGCCCGTGCCGAACGCCTGGCCCAGCAACAACAGGCCTACGAGAAGCAACAGGCGCAACGTGCGCACATGGAAAGCTACATCGCCCGCTTCAAGGCCCAGGCCACCAAGGCCCGTCAGGCCCAGAGCCGGATCAAGGCGCTGGAGCGGATGGAAGAGCTGTCGGCGGCCCACGTCGATTCACCGTTCGATTTTGTCTTCCGCGAATCGACCAAGATTTCCAGCCCGTTGATCGACCTGTCCGACGCGCGCCTGGGTTATGGCGACAAGACCGTGCTGGAGAAGGTCAAGCTGCAACTGACCCCGGGTGCACGGATCGGTCTGCTGGGCCCCAACGGTGCCGGTAAGTCGACCCTGATCAAGAACCTTTCGGGCGAACTCCAGCCATTGGTTGGCCGCCTGACCCGAGGCGAGAACACCGTCGTTGGCTATTTCGCCCAGCACCAGCTCGACTCCCTGGACTCCAAGGCCAGCCCGCTGCTGCACCTGCAACGCTTGGCGCCAACCGAGCGCGAGCAAACCCTGCGCGATTTCCTCGGTGGTTTCGATTTCCGCGGGGCGCGCATCGACGAGCCGGTGTTGAATTTCTCCGGTGGCGAAAAGGCGCGTCTGGCGCTGGCGTTGATCGCCTGGGGCCGGCCGAACCTGTTGCTGCTCGACGAACCGACCAACCACCTGGACCTGGAAATGCGCCTGGCCCTGACCATGGCCTTGCAGGAATTCACTGGCGCGGTGCTGGTGGTGTCCCACGATCGGCATTTGCTCAAGAGCACCACGGATAATTTCTTCCTGGTCGCCGACGGCAAGGTCGAAGAGTTCGACGGTGACCTGGAAGACTATGCCCGTTGGCTGGTGGAATACCGCCAGCGCAACGCGCTGGTCAGCAACACGCCGGTCAACCCGGACAAGACCGACAAAAAGGCCCAGCGCCAGGCCGCCGCCGCATTGCGCCAGCAACTGGCGCCGCACAAGCGTGAGGCCGACAAGCTCGAAGCCGAGCTGGGCAAGCTGCATGAAAAGCTGCAGAAAATCGAAACCAGCCTGGGCGACAGCGGTCTCTACGAGGCGGCGCGCAAGGATGAGTTGCGTGACCTGCTGGCCGAACAGGCCAAGCTGAAGGTTCGGGAAGCGGAGCTCGAGGAGGCGTGGATGCAAGCGCTGGAACTGCTGGAAAACCTGCAAGCGGAGTTGGAGGCGTTGTCCTGA
- a CDS encoding mechanosensitive ion channel family protein, whose protein sequence is MEALALPVPVMWIEPIWLGVQILLILVAGYVSQRFVARALTGLGERYPLPPQLVIILRGVLRWLIMGTAVLVVLERLGVSATVLWTALSGFVAVAAVAFFAIWSVLSNLFCAVLIYTVGPFRLGDVVELVDTTDKPGIKGRVVAINLLYTTLIEPEELGTGSAMVQVPNSLFFQRSVRRWRGSEAFPVGGFVE, encoded by the coding sequence ATGGAAGCGTTGGCGTTGCCTGTTCCTGTCATGTGGATCGAGCCGATCTGGCTCGGTGTGCAAATCCTGCTGATCCTGGTGGCCGGTTATGTCTCGCAGCGCTTCGTCGCGCGTGCGCTCACGGGCCTGGGTGAGCGTTACCCGCTTCCACCCCAACTGGTGATTATCCTGCGGGGCGTGCTGCGCTGGCTGATCATGGGGACTGCGGTGCTGGTGGTGCTCGAACGCCTGGGCGTCTCGGCCACGGTGCTGTGGACGGCTCTGTCGGGTTTTGTCGCGGTGGCAGCGGTGGCGTTCTTCGCCATCTGGAGCGTGCTGTCCAACCTGTTCTGCGCCGTGTTGATCTACACCGTCGGACCGTTTCGCCTGGGCGATGTGGTCGAGCTGGTGGACACCACCGACAAGCCCGGCATCAAAGGGCGCGTGGTGGCGATCAATCTGCTGTACACCACGCTGATCGAGCCCGAGGAGCTCGGCACCGGCAGCGCCATGGTGCAAGTGCCCAACAGCCTCTTCTTCCAGCGCTCGGTACGGCGCTGGCGTGGCAGCGAAGCGTTTCCGGTGGGTGGGTTCGTCGAATAA
- the rhtB gene encoding homoserine/homoserine lactone efflux protein: protein MVLETWLAFFAACWVISLSPGAGAIASMSSGLRYGFWRGYWNALGLQLGLALQIVIVAAGVGAILTASATAFYAIKWFGVAYLVYLGVKQWRAIPGDMTDDAAPRPIGKPLALVFRGFLVNVSNPKALVFMLAVLPQFINPHAPLIPQYLILGVTMIVVDLIVMAGYTGLASKVLRLLRTPKQQRRMNRAFAGMFIGAAGLLATIRKAAV, encoded by the coding sequence ATGGTGCTGGAAACATGGCTGGCGTTTTTCGCCGCCTGTTGGGTGATCAGTCTTTCCCCGGGCGCCGGCGCCATTGCATCGATGTCCAGTGGCTTGCGCTACGGTTTTTGGCGCGGGTACTGGAATGCCCTGGGCCTGCAATTGGGCCTGGCGCTGCAAATCGTGATCGTCGCCGCCGGTGTTGGCGCGATCCTCACGGCGTCGGCCACCGCGTTCTATGCGATCAAGTGGTTCGGCGTGGCCTACCTGGTCTACCTGGGGGTCAAACAGTGGCGAGCCATTCCCGGTGACATGACTGATGACGCGGCCCCGCGGCCCATCGGCAAACCCCTGGCACTGGTGTTTCGCGGCTTTCTGGTCAACGTCAGCAACCCCAAGGCGCTGGTGTTCATGCTGGCGGTGTTGCCGCAGTTCATCAATCCCCATGCACCGTTGATCCCGCAATACCTGATCCTGGGCGTCACAATGATCGTCGTCGATCTCATCGTCATGGCCGGGTACACCGGGCTGGCGTCCAAAGTCCTGCGCCTGCTGCGCACACCGAAGCAGCAACGGCGGATGAACCGCGCCTTCGCGGGTATGTTCATTGGCGCGGCGGGTTTGCTCGCGACGATTCGCAAGGCTGCGGTGTAA
- the lpoB gene encoding penicillin-binding protein activator LpoB: MFVRISSLALAALLVSGCANNSPVLGNKNISYGDTKAVETVTNEFGSTDLQMIAESMTRSLAQSGILQGRPVVQVYDVKNKTSEYIDTREITTSIKTQLMKTGAARFASDNTAMDSQVDQLKLQNQSGLYKKSTVAKTGNMIAAKYRLEGSISSIVKRSSDYKDVFYKFSLQLIDVESGLAEWMDEKEIRKTTER; the protein is encoded by the coding sequence ATGTTCGTACGCATTTCATCCCTCGCCCTCGCCGCCCTGCTGGTCAGCGGCTGTGCCAACAACTCGCCGGTCCTGGGCAACAAGAACATCAGCTACGGCGATACCAAGGCCGTGGAAACCGTGACCAACGAGTTCGGCTCCACCGACCTGCAAATGATCGCCGAGTCCATGACCCGCTCCCTGGCCCAGTCCGGCATCCTGCAGGGTCGCCCGGTGGTCCAGGTCTATGACGTGAAGAACAAGACCAGCGAATACATCGACACCCGCGAAATCACCACCAGCATCAAGACCCAGTTGATGAAGACTGGCGCCGCCCGTTTCGCCAGCGACAACACCGCCATGGACAGCCAGGTCGACCAGCTCAAGCTGCAGAACCAGAGCGGCCTGTACAAGAAAAGCACCGTGGCCAAGACCGGCAACATGATCGCGGCCAAGTACCGTCTCGAGGGCTCCATCAGCTCGATCGTCAAGCGCAGCAGCGACTACAAGGACGTCTTCTACAAATTCAGCCTGCAATTGATCGACGTCGAGAGCGGTCTGGCCGAGTGGATGGACGAAAAAGAAATCCGCAAGACCACGGAGCGCTAA
- a CDS encoding YcfL family protein, producing MRLKLIAVGALALLAGCATPPPPEPGSAASKVVAMGKTKNIVVGAMRVARENGYMTVNVQLSNTSYNNKTMYYRFAWLGPEGFPIAEEETWKSLTLYGEQTSFLPAIAPTPKAVDFRLEINTP from the coding sequence ATGCGTTTAAAACTGATCGCCGTCGGCGCCCTGGCCTTGCTGGCCGGTTGCGCCACCCCGCCGCCACCAGAGCCGGGCAGCGCCGCCAGCAAGGTCGTGGCGATGGGCAAGACCAAGAACATCGTGGTCGGCGCCATGCGCGTGGCCCGGGAAAACGGCTACATGACCGTCAATGTCCAGTTGAGCAACACCAGCTACAACAACAAGACGATGTACTACCGCTTTGCCTGGTTGGGGCCGGAAGGTTTTCCGATCGCCGAGGAAGAAACCTGGAAAAGCCTGACGCTGTACGGCGAACAGACCAGCTTCCTGCCGGCCATCGCCCCGACGCCCAAGGCCGTGGACTTCCGCTTGGAAATCAATACCCCTTAA
- a CDS encoding COG3014 family protein yields MASRAVLSVALGAITLLSGCSAFRNYDSELAQTNQQLASGNVDGALTLLEKNNSSQDKDLLYYFEKGELLRAKGDLSGSQTAWSSADQQVAQWEDAVKLDTAKYLAQFGSFLVNDKVRRYEGYDYEKVMLTTQMALNLLAVNDFDGARTQIKKTHEREAVIADLRDKEYLKREEEAEKQGVKTEYKDLQGYPVASLDAPEVVSLKNSYQSAFSHYLAGFVYEALGEKDLAAPGYRKAAELRPNTPLLEQALRDLDKPAAKSDDSDILIVVQSGLAPSRDSIRIPLPLPISGNLVITPLSFPLIKPDTSTATFGQIGVDGRQLDLTQLNSTTAMSRRALRDDMPGIILRTTVRAVTRGVAQKQINETNPLAGLAVGLTSAVFEGADTRTWRTLPDYTQVVRLRLKKGEHQVTLPSAVGGSVVKVTVDQRYQVISLRAVGNQVFAGGLAAQVMPSANPTAIALKQP; encoded by the coding sequence ATGGCATCCCGTGCCGTTCTTTCGGTCGCCCTCGGCGCGATCACCTTGTTGTCCGGCTGCTCGGCCTTTCGCAACTATGACAGCGAATTGGCCCAGACCAACCAGCAGTTGGCGTCCGGCAATGTCGACGGCGCGTTGACCCTGCTGGAAAAGAACAACTCCAGCCAAGACAAGGACCTGCTGTATTACTTCGAGAAAGGTGAACTGCTGCGTGCCAAGGGCGACTTGTCCGGCAGCCAGACCGCCTGGAGCAGCGCCGACCAACAAGTTGCCCAGTGGGAAGATGCGGTCAAGCTCGACACGGCCAAGTACCTGGCCCAGTTCGGCAGTTTCCTGGTCAACGATAAAGTCCGCCGCTACGAAGGCTACGATTACGAAAAGGTCATGCTGACCACGCAGATGGCCCTGAATCTGCTGGCGGTGAATGACTTCGACGGCGCGCGGACCCAGATCAAGAAGACCCACGAACGCGAAGCGGTGATCGCCGACCTGCGGGACAAGGAATACCTCAAGCGCGAGGAAGAAGCCGAGAAACAAGGGGTCAAGACCGAATACAAGGACCTCCAGGGTTACCCGGTGGCCAGCCTCGACGCCCCGGAAGTGGTCAGCCTCAAGAACAGCTACCAGAGCGCGTTCAGCCATTACCTGGCCGGTTTCGTCTACGAAGCCCTGGGTGAAAAGGACCTGGCCGCACCGGGTTATCGCAAGGCCGCCGAACTGCGCCCCAACACACCGTTGCTGGAGCAGGCCCTGCGTGACCTCGACAAGCCCGCCGCCAAGAGCGACGACAGCGACATCCTGATTGTGGTGCAGAGTGGCCTGGCACCGTCCCGGGATTCGATCCGCATTCCCTTGCCTTTGCCAATCAGCGGCAACCTGGTCATCACGCCGTTGTCGTTCCCACTGATCAAGCCTGACACCTCCACGGCCACCTTCGGCCAGATCGGTGTCGACGGCCGTCAGCTGGACCTGACCCAACTCAACAGCACCACCGCCATGTCCCGTCGGGCCCTGCGCGACGACATGCCGGGCATCATCCTGCGCACCACCGTGCGCGCCGTCACCCGTGGCGTGGCGCAAAAGCAGATCAACGAGACCAATCCCCTGGCCGGCCTGGCCGTCGGCCTGACCTCGGCGGTATTCGAAGGGGCCGACACCCGGACCTGGCGCACCCTGCCCGACTACACCCAGGTGGTGCGCCTGCGCCTGAAGAAAGGCGAGCACCAGGTCACCTTGCCAAGTGCCGTGGGCGGCTCGGTGGTCAAGGTCACCGTCGACCAGCGCTACCAGGTCATCAGCCTTCGCGCGGTGGGTAACCAAGTGTTCGCCGGTGGCCTCGCGGCCCAGGTGATGCCAAGCGCCAACCCGACCGCCATTGCCCTCAAGCAACCTTAA
- a CDS encoding FTR1 family protein, with amino-acid sequence MTAPYRFLAWLVLPLLALCSTALQADTLESAPQALHLLDYIGADYPATVEAGKVIGEAEYREQLEFTQALEGLVAGLPAKPEKTELVQGIGTLRTAITQRQDGGDVARLARQLGAKLAVAYEVSQAPVITPDPTRGAPLYAQNCSVCHGANGAGDGPAGVGLEPPPANLRDAQRLDRLSLYAIYNTLGMGIEGTDMPAFADQLDDRQRWDLATYIASFSADPAAAKGEQVFNLADLARQTPAEVLAAQGPAAAATFRAQRAQPPQVQRGPAQLLDYTAATLDKSIAAYRAGDHDQAYDLSVAAYLEGFELVESSLDNVDANVRKDTEKALMAYRQSLQDGLPVEQAVQRLDTAKAKLKESAGLLGGDGLSWSLSYISGLLILLREGLEAILVLAAILAFLRNTGQQSAVRSVNVGWGLALLAGLATWGLAAYVIDVSGAQRELLEGATALFASVMVLWLGVWMHDRRHAAAWQDYIKSSLVGGGGRFGFAILAFFSVYRELFEVILFYETLWLQAGPAGHDAVLAGGATALVLLVGLAWVILRGSAKLPLALFFSINAALLCALSVVFAGHGVKALQEAGIFGTHPVAFFDFDWLGIHADAYSLAAQVVAILAIVVLYGRSWVAEKRRVQVS; translated from the coding sequence ATGACTGCGCCGTACCGTTTCCTGGCCTGGCTTGTACTGCCATTGCTTGCTTTGTGCAGCACTGCGCTGCAGGCCGACACCCTCGAGAGTGCCCCCCAGGCGCTGCATTTATTGGATTACATCGGGGCGGATTACCCGGCGACGGTCGAGGCGGGCAAGGTCATCGGCGAGGCGGAGTACCGCGAGCAGTTGGAATTTACCCAGGCGCTGGAAGGGTTGGTCGCCGGGTTGCCGGCCAAGCCGGAAAAGACTGAACTGGTCCAGGGCATCGGCACCTTGCGCACGGCGATCACCCAGCGCCAGGACGGCGGCGATGTTGCGCGCCTGGCGCGGCAACTGGGGGCCAAGCTGGCGGTAGCGTATGAAGTCAGCCAGGCACCGGTGATCACGCCCGACCCCACCCGCGGCGCGCCGCTGTATGCGCAGAATTGCTCGGTGTGCCACGGCGCCAACGGTGCCGGCGACGGTCCTGCCGGTGTTGGCCTGGAACCGCCGCCCGCCAACTTGCGCGACGCCCAGCGCCTGGATCGCCTGAGTCTCTACGCGATCTACAACACCCTCGGCATGGGCATCGAAGGCACCGACATGCCGGCCTTCGCCGATCAGCTCGACGACCGTCAGCGCTGGGACCTGGCAACCTACATCGCCAGCTTCAGCGCCGACCCGGCCGCGGCCAAAGGCGAACAGGTCTTCAATCTCGCTGACCTGGCGCGCCAGACCCCGGCCGAAGTGCTCGCCGCGCAAGGCCCCGCAGCGGCGGCGACATTCCGTGCCCAGCGCGCCCAGCCGCCGCAGGTGCAACGTGGCCCGGCGCAGTTGCTCGACTACACGGCCGCCACCCTGGATAAAAGCATCGCCGCGTATCGCGCCGGTGACCACGACCAGGCCTATGACTTGTCGGTAGCGGCTTACCTGGAAGGTTTCGAGCTGGTGGAAAGCTCGCTGGACAACGTCGATGCCAACGTGCGCAAGGACACCGAAAAGGCCCTGATGGCCTACCGTCAGTCGTTGCAGGACGGTTTGCCGGTGGAGCAGGCCGTACAGCGCCTGGACACGGCCAAGGCCAAGTTGAAGGAGTCCGCTGGCCTGCTGGGTGGCGATGGCTTGAGCTGGTCGCTGAGCTACATCTCCGGGTTGCTGATCCTGCTGCGTGAAGGGTTGGAGGCGATCCTGGTGCTGGCGGCGATCCTGGCGTTCCTGCGCAACACCGGCCAGCAGTCGGCGGTGCGCAGCGTCAACGTCGGTTGGGGCCTGGCGCTGCTGGCCGGCCTGGCGACCTGGGGGCTGGCGGCGTATGTGATCGACGTCAGCGGCGCCCAGCGCGAGCTGCTCGAAGGCGCGACGGCGTTGTTCGCCAGTGTGATGGTGCTGTGGCTCGGGGTCTGGATGCACGACCGTCGTCACGCGGCGGCCTGGCAGGATTACATCAAGAGCAGCCTGGTGGGCGGCGGTGGTCGGTTTGGTTTTGCGATCCTGGCGTTCTTCTCGGTCTATCGTGAACTGTTCGAAGTGATCCTGTTCTACGAAACCCTGTGGTTGCAAGCGGGTCCTGCCGGGCATGACGCAGTGCTGGCCGGCGGCGCGACGGCGCTGGTGTTGCTGGTGGGGCTGGCCTGGGTGATCCTGCGCGGCTCGGCGAAACTGCCGCTGGCGCTGTTCTTCAGCATCAACGCCGCGTTGCTGTGCGCACTGTCGGTGGTGTTTGCCGGCCATGGCGTGAAGGCGTTGCAGGAAGCCGGGATCTTCGGCACCCACCCGGTGGCGTTCTTCGACTTCGACTGGCTGGGCATTCATGCCGATGCCTATTCGCTGGCCGCTCAAGTGGTGGCGATCCTGGCGATCGTGGTGCTGTATGGGCGCAGTTGGGTGGCGGAGAAGCGTCGGGTCCAGGTTTCCTGA
- a CDS encoding YaiI/YqxD family protein: MRVWIDADACPKAAKELVVKFALKRRFEVVLVAGQPQIKPALACVKLIVVPSGPDAADDYLVEHAVPGELVICSDVPLADRLVKKGVAALDPRGKEFDAQNMGERLAVRNLFTDLREQGHMGGGPAAYSERDKQGFANALDRILTRLTRLP; this comes from the coding sequence ATGCGCGTATGGATCGACGCCGATGCCTGCCCCAAGGCGGCGAAGGAGCTGGTGGTCAAGTTCGCCCTGAAGCGCCGGTTCGAGGTGGTGCTGGTGGCCGGTCAACCGCAGATCAAGCCGGCCCTGGCCTGTGTGAAATTGATCGTGGTGCCCAGCGGCCCCGACGCGGCGGACGACTACCTGGTGGAACACGCCGTGCCGGGTGAGTTGGTGATCTGCAGCGACGTGCCCCTGGCTGATCGGTTGGTGAAGAAGGGCGTCGCGGCCCTGGACCCGCGAGGCAAGGAGTTCGATGCGCAAAACATGGGCGAGCGGCTGGCGGTGCGAAACCTGTTCACCGACTTGCGCGAACAGGGTCATATGGGCGGCGGCCCGGCCGCGTACAGCGAGCGGGACAAGCAGGGGTTTGCCAATGCTTTGGATCGGATATTGACGCGTCTGACCCGATTGCCTTGA
- the elbB gene encoding isoprenoid biosynthesis glyoxalase ElbB has protein sequence MSKKIAVILSGCGVYDGAEIHESVITLLRLDQRGAQVQCFAPNIAQLHVINHLTGEEMPESRNVLVESARIARGNVKDLREARAEDFDALIVPGGFGSAKNLSNFAVEGAGCTIQPEVLALTEAFAEAGKPVGLICISPALAAKIYGPGVTCTIGNDPDTAAAVGKMGGTHEDCAVTDIVEDRARKLVSTPAYMLAQNISEAASGINKLVDRVLELTHENDA, from the coding sequence ATGAGCAAAAAAATTGCAGTGATCCTTTCCGGCTGTGGCGTCTATGACGGCGCCGAGATCCACGAAAGCGTGATCACCTTGCTGCGTCTCGACCAGCGCGGGGCGCAGGTCCAGTGCTTTGCCCCCAACATTGCCCAACTGCATGTGATCAATCACCTGACCGGCGAGGAAATGCCCGAGAGCCGCAACGTGTTGGTGGAGTCGGCACGGATCGCCCGGGGCAACGTAAAGGATTTGCGTGAAGCCAGGGCCGAGGATTTCGACGCCTTGATCGTACCCGGTGGTTTTGGCTCGGCGAAAAACCTCTCCAACTTTGCCGTCGAAGGCGCCGGCTGCACCATCCAGCCAGAGGTCCTGGCCTTGACCGAGGCCTTTGCCGAGGCGGGTAAACCGGTCGGGCTGATCTGCATCTCCCCGGCCCTGGCGGCCAAAATCTATGGCCCGGGGGTGACGTGCACCATCGGCAACGACCCGGACACGGCGGCAGCCGTGGGCAAAATGGGTGGCACTCACGAAGACTGCGCAGTCACCGACATCGTCGAAGACCGCGCGCGCAAATTGGTCAGCACCCCGGCCTACATGCTGGCCCAGAACATCAGCGAAGCGGCTTCAGGCATCAACAAGCTGGTGGACCGGGTGTTGGAGCTGACGCACGAGAATGATGCCTAG
- a CDS encoding sterol desaturase family protein — protein MNFILYAVPFFFVLIAVELLADRWRGVSHYRVADAINSLSTGVLSTTTGLLTKGVGLLTYAFALKHLAVIELPADRAWTWVFAFVLYDLCYYWLHRMGHERNILWAAHSVHHQSEDYNLSTALRQTSTGFLLSWIFYVPLAVLGVPLVVFVSVAALNLLYQFWVHTQHIPKLGWLEWCFVTPSNHRAHHAQNPLYMDRNYGGVFIIWDRLFGTFQEEDDNEPVIFGVTTPLASWNPLWANLQFYAQLWADARRAGRWRDKLRIWFMPTGWRPADVAARYPLNKPDLSQFRKFAVPLDPRQQWYVGLQFCVYIALGSYLMNLESSLPVAALVLGWGAVAFGLFVLGVALENRPWALKLELLRLASNLPLVWLAPLAGLWPASAVAWVGLLSYSLLSGIGLYCCRSRFTRLAS, from the coding sequence ATGAACTTCATCCTGTATGCCGTGCCGTTCTTCTTCGTGCTGATCGCCGTCGAGTTGCTGGCCGATCGCTGGCGGGGTGTGAGCCACTACCGCGTGGCGGATGCGATCAACAGCTTGAGCACCGGCGTGCTGTCGACCACCACGGGCCTGTTGACCAAAGGCGTGGGGCTGCTGACCTATGCCTTTGCGCTGAAACACCTGGCCGTCATCGAACTGCCTGCCGACCGGGCCTGGACCTGGGTGTTCGCCTTCGTGCTCTACGACCTCTGTTACTACTGGCTGCACCGCATGGGCCATGAGCGCAACATCCTCTGGGCCGCCCATTCGGTTCACCACCAAAGCGAGGACTACAACCTGTCCACCGCGTTGCGCCAGACCAGCACCGGGTTCCTGTTGAGCTGGATCTTCTACGTCCCGCTCGCCGTGCTGGGCGTGCCGCTGGTGGTCTTCGTCAGCGTCGCGGCGTTGAATCTGCTGTACCAGTTCTGGGTCCACACCCAGCACATTCCCAAGCTCGGCTGGCTGGAGTGGTGCTTCGTGACGCCGTCCAATCATCGTGCCCACCATGCACAGAACCCTCTCTACATGGATCGCAACTACGGCGGGGTGTTCATTATTTGGGACCGTCTATTTGGCACCTTCCAGGAAGAAGACGATAACGAACCGGTGATTTTTGGCGTGACCACGCCGCTGGCGAGTTGGAATCCGTTGTGGGCCAACCTGCAGTTCTATGCACAGTTATGGGCCGATGCGCGGCGGGCCGGGCGCTGGAGGGACAAGCTGCGGATCTGGTTCATGCCCACCGGCTGGCGTCCGGCGGACGTCGCAGCCCGGTACCCGCTGAACAAGCCGGACCTGAGCCAGTTCCGCAAATTTGCCGTGCCGCTGGACCCGCGCCAGCAGTGGTACGTGGGGCTGCAGTTCTGCGTCTACATTGCCTTGGGCAGTTATTTGATGAACCTTGAAAGCAGCCTGCCGGTCGCCGCCCTGGTGCTGGGGTGGGGCGCGGTGGCCTTCGGTCTGTTCGTGTTGGGCGTGGCCCTGGAGAATCGCCCGTGGGCGCTGAAACTGGAGCTGCTGCGGCTGGCCTCGAACCTGCCGCTGGTGTGGCTGGCGCCCTTGGCCGGGTTGTGGCCGGCCAGCGCTGTGGCCTGGGTCGGGCTGCTCAGCTACAGCCTGCTCAGTGGCATCGGGCTGTATTGCTGCCGCAGCCGGTTTACTCGGTTGGCGTCGTAG
- a CDS encoding DedA family protein → MLQQFLHDFGYLALFIGTFFEGETILVLAGFLAFRGYMDINLVVVVAFCGSYAGDQLWYFLGRKHGRKLLARKPRWQLMGDRALEHIRRHPDIWVLSFRFVYGLRTVMPVAIGLSGYPPGRYLLLNGIGAAIWATALAAAAYHFGAVLEGMLGSIKKYELWVLGALLVLGLVLWLRRRIKNARLARKVLEAERLEQTRSDAPTTPTE, encoded by the coding sequence ATGCTCCAACAATTTCTGCATGACTTCGGCTACTTGGCCTTGTTTATCGGCACGTTCTTCGAAGGCGAAACCATCCTCGTGCTCGCAGGTTTCCTGGCGTTCCGTGGCTATATGGACATCAACCTGGTGGTGGTCGTGGCTTTCTGCGGCAGCTACGCGGGCGACCAGCTGTGGTATTTCCTGGGACGCAAGCACGGCCGCAAGCTCCTGGCGCGCAAGCCGCGTTGGCAGTTGATGGGGGATCGCGCGCTGGAGCACATCCGCCGGCATCCAGACATCTGGGTGCTGAGCTTCCGCTTCGTCTATGGCCTGCGCACGGTGATGCCAGTGGCGATCGGCCTGTCAGGCTACCCGCCGGGCCGCTACCTGTTGCTCAACGGCATCGGTGCGGCGATCTGGGCCACGGCCCTGGCCGCTGCCGCGTACCACTTCGGCGCCGTGCTGGAAGGCATGTTGGGCAGCATCAAGAAATACGAGCTGTGGGTACTCGGCGCGCTGCTGGTGCTGGGCCTGGTCCTGTGGTTGCGCCGACGCATCAAGAATGCGCGGCTGGCCAGGAAAGTCCTCGAAGCTGAACGCCTGGAACAAACCAGATCCGACGCACCTACGACGCCAACCGAGTAA